The sequence taatatattttttgttggcaacactacaaatgttcagagtgaccaacataaaaaggacacaaccactataaaaatggcagccaccaggcagtggtaatttttgggtatcgtggccatatgcgtTAGCAGTtcaagtatatttattaagtttgtgGTTGCAGTCCTATTGTGCCCCAAAGATGTAATACATTTGAtgagattaaaaaaatcatgcagttaatatatgtattaaaaaaatgtaatataaaatctatgtaattttaatgaaaaacacgTTGGATAGACAAAACTTAAATTTCCAACATTTTTCTAACTCCGGCAACATCTCGATTCTGGAAAGATACATGATCTAACACGTGTTGACAATATCAACATATCGTAGTCGACTGCCACGACTAAACAGAGAAAAAAACGACGAAACAAATGACGTTGAGCCAGACCACAGCCAGCTTTGATCTGGCAAAGTCGTAATTTATGCGATGACATGTTGCGGACTGCATTTTTTCTGCCTGCCGCGATTCTTGGCAACTCGTGAAAAAGTACCTGATGGATATCGGGGAATGCGACAGGATTCTTGGTATCTAGGAAATCGGAGAAGCCAAGCTAATTTGTTGAAGTCATTAGAAATAATGAGAATTTATGACAAAAATGTTAACCCGGTATTAGTAAAGTAATTGGAAACTCGGAAACCCCAAAAATATACGGTACTCCCTAAAGCATATAACCAAGTCTTCTCAAGGTggaaatgtaaataattatcttattatttCTTAGAGACCATTTTTATTCACCCAGTTTTCCAAAGATTGGAGAATAAACAATCGTTGAAATACCCCATGCCCCATAGGAGGCTCAGGAGCTTACCCATAGCATAAccgattttaatatattaatttatatcccttaaatatgatttatttttagaaaaccatttaaaaacaCTTTATGGAACTTGGCAGGCAGATAAACAATAAACCTTACACAAAAGATAATTGTAATTCATTTTTGAACACAAAGGCtttaaaccaattttctatAGAACGAGACTAAATTTCAAAACTGGCCAACATCCAAATATTAACTTATAGGCTCCAGTCAGTTCAGATTAGGGGAACCAGGGGTAATATTATGAATTCATATATGTATGTTCTTATATTCATATGCATTGTTTATTATGAATCTTGTGTAAATAATTTCTGATGAataagatatattaaataagacCTTCAAGAAAATGATTAAAGTCGAACGTTAATGCGTTTTTCTCAAAGCTGTTGAAGCTCTTTTTTGGCAACACAATAAGatattagaaatttaaaatactttaggTATGATTCCTAGAAGTAAGGGCTTGAAGAGTAAGCTTCCTATTTCAATCTGATATAAGCAGCATATTAACGTATTGAATACGTCAAAAGGCTTTAAAGAGACGTCTCAAGTATATCTACGATGACATAAATTCATTTTGAAGAGAAGTTAAAAAACGTCTTATTGTAACGTATgtcaaaaactgttttaaaaatttttaactcCAGATCTATGTAGGAGAATATAAATTCTCCTCTTTTAGATATATTCTGTTTGTATACCtgttccataaaaaaatattggtatttgTAAATATTGGTACGTGTTAAGtatacaacatataaaaattcttaaacatCCTGCCAATGCATATAAAAGAACATGTATTATTTACGTCACCAATAGAGGACAAAAGCTGTAGTTGAAGAAATGTTCTTGGGATAAAGAAAACAACGATGATCTTTATTGAATTCCAAAGCCTCCACTCAGTAATACTTAAATTATCAACTTTAAGCAACTAGTAACCTATCATTGAATCAATAAAGATCTCAAAATCAATGAAGATGATAAAAACAGATAGGATAAGAGGTGGTACAAAGTGATACTTCATCAGAGTATGCTCTGGTTTGTGTAGTAGGAAAAAAGTTTAGAACGGTTAACAAGTTAAGttagtataattttaaagttaGAAAATTGCTTCTAATACACTTAAAAGTACATCACAATATACAATCCTGAAatgttttataactttataaaaGATTTGTTGATAGCTAACTGAATATTCGAGGAATATTAATTGAATATATTAGagattatacttatttttatggAAGTACACGCCCGCAATGAGTTTGAGATTAATCCAAGCCTGGAAGAAGTGGCAATCGGACCCAGAACGTCTTAAGGTAAGTTAAACTGCCATTATTGACACTGAGTTGAAAGTCCAAGAAATAGCAGGCAAATGGTGAACAATGGATGAGCTAAAaggtatcattcaaattttaagtttatggTGACTCTGGTCATTCTTGAGACACCAGCTTTTATTCAATTCCTAACTACATGAAAACTGTACAGAtgttattgatattttattttacttttaatttaccGAAAGAATATAAGGTCATCGAATACAATCTAGAAGAATTAGAAAGTAAAAGCAAAAGACTTTTAcctgaagaaaaaaattctgaatATCTGTCTTCTAATAGGGggtattttaatgattttaatgatttacttattgttatgaattttaaaacagtGGGCGGTCAAAGGATGCTGATATGTGCATAAGTCTCCCAATGGACGTGTCGCTTCTTACCGAGGGTTACCGAATGCCAATAGCTTTGGTCTGGAGTTCTTATAAAGTCTTGAAATACATAATCTATACAATAAATATCGTTATCAAAACATActaaataactatttattatgCATAACTGAAAAGTCATAAAttcctattttctttaaacattttactcaattctatatatttcaaagaaaatcgAAATATGTTTGTAGAATTGAATTATGGTTGACATATATAGACTGTCTTAATTATTAAtcgttttataaatataattaaactggcaatgaaAGACTGAAAACTAGTTTATTCCCTTGAACATAAAGCGGTGTTTCATGTTTTCTTCTTACAGAGTTATGATGTGAagtaaaatagtttataattatagtaGCGTCTTAGATAAGTCAGGATGTGGATTGTAGACCATTCAATGAAAGATTCAATAGTGGCCATTATCCACGAGccatgaaattaatttttcaatttatgaagatattaaaattattgctaAACAAAAAAAGTCATCGAACTCTGGAGAACCATGTCACCCAAAATAAACGTATTTTCGGTGTCTTAACACAACTATGCCAAACACTTCTGCAGGTCTCGTTCCAAGAAACCATCGCACCGGAGAAAGCATACCATCAGCAGCGTGTCAATATTTTGGCGATggtatattaaatttgttaagcCGGGTGTTCGGGCTACCTAAACCAATAATCCGCAACGGATGGGTAAATATTTGAGCGACTAATCAAATTTGTTCACTAAATGGATTTCAGACGCCGGAGGTGTCCTCTTTTTGTTTTGGGACGGATTAAGTATCTCGCTAAAGggaattttactcttttttctGTACAGTTCATTACGTTAATACCTAAGTTATATCCCATCCAATTTAGGCATATTCAAAAACGGTAACCCATATCCTCCCCATAATAATTCAAAGTCTCTAAATATAGAAAAACGATGTATTACAACTAACTGACAAGCAAATCAAGAGGGATTGTGGCTTTTAACCCTCAAATATTGGCATGTAATAAGTAACAGCTTCGGTTTTGGAATTTTAACCCCAAGTAGGCGTTTGAAAATGATCTTGTTAAGAATTCTTTGGATTCTGAAGTGCGACTTTTAAAGATACCAAATATAGAACcgtaaatcaataaatttaagaacAGTATATTAAGTTAAGGGTGAACAttctgaaagaattttttttttgcaaaattacttAATCTCTATCATGGAACTAATTTGTAAGAAGCTCTCGGCTTATagctttaaacttttatttttaactttagttGAAAGGATATAtaggaaataataaatttttaaaaatttcagatgTCTTAATTTTTCACTACCTCCTGTCAtggaaatttatcaaaaaaaatcaattttgtcaATCTTCATTCTGATGGCATCAGCgcgttaaataattttacccTATAGATCACACAAATACCGGGATCCGAGTAAAATTTTAGGGattacaagaaattgaaaattaaagaacaaaatttttaGTGAGTGTAAGTGATACCAACGGCTAGATCACGCCTCATAGATAACATAAGAATCTAACTATTAAAAGTAATGTTCACGTCATAATACTGATTGTTTTTGTTACAGAAGCTCAAGTTCAACAATATGGGGAAGTAAATCAACTAGGGGGAGTTTTCGTCAATGGTAGGCCTCTTCCCAACGCAGTCAGATTGAGAATCGTTGAGCTTTCCCAAGTGGGAATCCGCCCTTGTGATATTTCCAGGCAGCTTCGGGTGTCGCATGGGTGTGTTTCTAAAATATTAGCAAGGTAAGTTGGATACTGCACTATCTGCTAATTTAGATTTTCCTAAgcacatatattatttttaatgaacttGAATACTTCGAAGTAATTTAGTTGCGAATCTGACGATATTCCCGAATATCTGATAGctaatcttatttttttggtatttctcTATGTATGTGTTAATAATTCACTGGCTGCTTCCAAATATTTGTAACACAGATTACATACTGGTACTTTTTCTTTAGGGATATATATACTCCAATTTGGATTTAAAGGTCAATATCGGGTTTTTCTTGTCAAGTCCGAAAAAATATTCCATCAATGGTATTTCAATACATCactcataatttatttgtatctgTCCATATTCAATTATTCTTATTGccggttttaaaacaaaattaaaaataaggacaACTACATCTTGTACAACACATACAATAAGAAAAgacaacattatttaaatttaaatactcaCAGTAGCACATAGGAATCAACAAAAGAATGGTAACTTGGGAATTATCAAACGTTCAATAAAAGTTATCGCtctgttattacaaaaataataagaacaagCTGCAAGTTATTTACCAAATGATGAAATATAGCCACATCTGTCTGTTCAATCCATTGCCTTACATGAACTTTAAACGTTGCTGTAGACATTTTTTCCTGTATGGGTCTtggtataatattataaagttttggtgctaaatatttgaaatgacgCTGACCAATACTTCTTTTGTTCTTACCAACACCGTTGATTGAAAGAGTTCAGAACTCAAACTCTTTCAGTCAACGCCAACACGCACATTTTGATTAAACCTATTTCTTGTGGAGTATGTGTGCGATAAAGtttcaagaataattttttcccCATACTTAATATTCTTACTTCTCTCTCTTCATTCATACTTAAATTGAAACAGTAAAGTTTGCTCAtgtccattatttttgtttccttataaagtaaattggttggaaatttcgatttttttcaaatacaatttttagtaTCCATTTTTGAATGATGGTTAATGATGGTTAATTGCTGTAAGTGGCAATCCCGGACACACCCCACCCGATAAATCCATATGTCAAATGAGATTGAACCAACGAATAATATATTATGGTAAGATTCTTGATACTTaggtattgttttaaatatttaaaagttgaaaCCAAACCTCTAATTTTATTGGTCAACTGCTTTAATTGTAAATCTCATTTAAGATGTTGGTCTACAATaatacccaaatattttatggCGGTGATGCAGCAATTGACAACGATTGACTAATTTCTAAAGCACCTATTTGGGGAAGATTTCTGGTGTAAGaagtaaaactaatatattttgttttttgcctATTTAATGTTAGTTTGCTTTTCTTAAACCAATCTGcaattaattgaaaatcatTTTCGGCTGTTTGTTTTAGGGCTTGCCAGGTCTCTCCTGTGTAGACAGAAGAGAATACAGTTGTTATAGAAAAAAGACTGGCTTCCTCGGTTGACGTCTTCTTCCGAAACCCACACTGGTTTGGGGATAagatcttatattttttttaaaagttatttactCTTTGCTTCAAAATCATTTCAATTATCTTGGATACATTCGAAATAAGGGAAACTggtctaaaattatttacagcaTCTAAAGACCCAATAACAAAGCAAGATTGTTGGTTAGTCATACCCAGAAAGTTATAGTAGGAAACTTCATATCTAGTATTATTCACATCTGGCCACTCAACGAGACCCTTATGTACCTTTTAATCTGTCAACCATCGTTATATTTGTCTCCTTTTTACGATATCCGCATGGATAATTTTGAATATGTTCAGATTTTGGTTCAGAACATCATAACTCAGAACTAAATTCAGTATACAATCATTATCACATAGAAGAAAAATTTTACGGTTTAATTGATTGTCCAGCACTTTTGAAACAAATAAGACTTAAAGTGTCTGTAAGTACTTCAAAAAGATATGAAGTGTTTCATATTGTTTTTCATTGAAAGAAATTTGATTTCAATAGTCTATTGACCAGATCAGCATCTGCCTCCGCACTTCCGTCACTTTCATTGGCACCTACAAGACTAATGAACTTTTTACAAATGAAAAACTTTATCTAAGGAGCCATTTTAGCCTCGTTCACCATGACTACTAACATTTGACTTTATGGAAAAAAGACTTCCTTCTAAGAAAGTATCTTCCTTATAAATTAACTGAAATGAGACGCAGTGGTATTAATGGAGGGTTCATTCAGTTCTCAATTCTTTTTTCGTTTATCACAACTAATCCAAACTAATTCACATGAAGATGTGACCTTATCCGTTTATATGTTTAATAACTTTTCATAAGAGAAGTTTATCAGCTTTCTGATTTCATCGAATTTATtgaactaaaatcaataaagtcTGTGACACTATCAACATTTTAGTAATTAATAAAAGACTACTCAATTCAATAACTTCAAAACGGTGGCatttataaagaaacttttttggTACAGAGGcttaataattttcatatgatattaaaataaataaaatcattgtaagagttttcaaaataccatttcacaataatatttttatagagcttgtaatattattaatgaataaataaagtatCTATTTAGCATCAGTGCTACCAGAAAATACAATATgctttataactcaaaaattaaatcttacgtaaatttaaatatattgtaaagCTAAAGTTAAAACCAGGAAAGCTAAAGTTAAAACATTGAAACtggataaatatattttaaactaatgTTAAAACCgtacatataaaaaagaacactgattttttattgaaacaaaCTTTCTCAAAGGCTAACTTTGAACTAACTTTGTTTTAAAGAATCACAGGTTTTGTTCACTAGACGTAAATGATTTATTaacttatatataatttatttccatAAGACCTCCATTAAAAAGAGAGAGATGAATAGATCATTtttaaccttaatttttttaatatgcacAGCTAGTACATTTTCAAATAcctgcagaaaaaaaaattaaaaagaaaatgtcttgttttttttctctgGAAATATtcgcattttattaaatttctaagtGGCATTTTAATTAGAATCAAATTATGCAACTTTACCATAAGTTAACTGATCTTATATCTTCTATGGTTGTCAAGATATCAATGGTCAtcctaatttaatatttacagtTTCTAAGTAGTCCGATTACTTATAATTCATTACGATCAAAGCAGATTTTTGTATGAAATACTAACATTAAATTCTTTTCCAGATACCACGAGACTGGGTCCATCCTTCCTGGTGCAATTGGAGGATCCAAACCGCGCGTAACAACCCCTAAAGTCGTGGCCTATATCAAAAATCTTAAACAAAAAGATCCAGGAATATTCGCTTGGGAAATTCGCGATCGACTTCTGTCCGATGGTATCTGTGACAAGTACAACGTGCCCTCCGTAAGCTCTATAAGTAGAATTCTTCGCAACAAAATTGGATCTTTAGTGCACTCTAACCATCATGGTCACTCCATCTATAATATTTATCCAAGCTACACCTATCAGCAGCAAAAGGCACCCCCAAGTCCGCACCAAAAGTATGCTAATACACCATGCTGGCCAAGTTCACATTCCGTACAAGATATATTGGCAGGAGTGCATGCGGCTACCTTCAGGCCTACACATGGAGGTGGAGGTGCCGCCCTACCACCAGGCCCTTCACCTCCAGTACCCGATCatacacaaaattataattattatatgtatttacaAGGGGGCAATACAGCGATGCATATGGTGAATTCTGGGATGCCACCACATCCACTGGGAGGTCCTCATATTTGATTATAAGGGAGAATTATTTGGGGGGGAAGGAATATGGTGCTGTTAGTTCATGTACATATAGATATTAATATTCAAACATTATGGATAGGTAGGTATTTATatggaaatttataattttgattacCTATGCTTGGATCTTAAGATGTGAAGGGCCTTCTTGTATGTCAGTATTAGCCATAAGTTTgtgtttttatactttttggtAGAAATACTTAAATGATAAAGTTTAGAGGATTGTTTAAcaatattcaaatatatgttttttttaatatata comes from Anthonomus grandis grandis chromosome 4, icAntGran1.3, whole genome shotgun sequence and encodes:
- the LOC126735367 gene encoding paired box pox-meso protein, translating into MMDSEAQVQQYGEVNQLGGVFVNGRPLPNAVRLRIVELSQVGIRPCDISRQLRVSHGCVSKILARYHETGSILPGAIGGSKPRVTTPKVVAYIKNLKQKDPGIFAWEIRDRLLSDGICDKYNVPSVSSISRILRNKIGSLVHSNHHGHSIYNIYPSYTYQQQKAPPSPHQKYANTPCWPSSHSVQDILAGVHAATFRPTHGGGGAALPPGPSPPVPDHTQNYNYYMYLQGGNTAMHMVNSGMPPHPLGGPHI